The following is a genomic window from Vicinamibacteria bacterium.
ATTTCCCCTGGAGCCGCTCTTGATGCAGGTCCTCGACTGTCACACCAATGTCGAACCGGCAGGCGGCTACTGCGCGGACTCCGCATGACGGCTCGGGGGAGGGATCCTGCTCAAGAGGTCCTTGATGTCGCCGACGTGCTCACCGAGGAGGTTCATCTTGTTGGCCAGGCCTTGGATGTCCGACGCGGCGCGGCGGTTGACCTCATAGTCCAGTTCGCCGCGCAGCCGATCCTTCGTGTCCTGCCGGTTCTGGCTCATCATGATGACCGGCGCCTGGATGGCCGCCAGCATGGAGAGGAACAGGTTCAGAAGGATGAAGGGATAGGGATCCCAGGCGCGGTTGCCTAAAGAGACGTTGATTGCCGAGTAGATGGCGACGACGATGGCAAAGAGGATGATGAACGTCCATGAGCCGCCGAAGCGAGCGACTTGGTCAGCGACTCGCTCGCCGAGCATCGCTGCGGTTTCTATTATGACGTTGGGATTTCGGCTGGCGCGGACGCGGACGAGCTGCTGCGCCGCGTGAAATTGTCGGCCAAGCACGGTCAGCATGTCCATCCCCGCCAGGGGCTTGCGCTCCAGGAGAACCGCTATGTCCTTGCGGTCGACCTCGAGGCAAGCTGTCTCTTCTAGAGCGAGAGCATCGGTTTGATGGGGTGTACCCTCCAGCATGGATGCGAAGCCGAAGAACTCGCCGTGCCCCGGTTCGTCGACAACGACTTCCTGGTGGTCCTGGTCGATGGTCGTGACGCGAACCCGCCCCGAAACCATGACGTAGGCTCGACCCCCTTCATCGCCAGCCTTGTAGATTCGCTCGCGCGGGGCGAACCTCTTCAGCTCGACTTGGGCGGCGAGTACGGCCGTCTCCTCGTCGTCGAGGAGGGCGAAGAGAGGGACGTGCTTTAGCTCCTGGGGATTGCAGGCCATGACTACCTCATAAGAGAAAAGTGGGTCGTGCCAAACTGTCCGGGAGCATCGCACGCATTGACGGCCCGGGACAAGAGTCTTCCCGCGCTCGGAGACCGCAGTGTGACGGTGCAATTGAGCGAGTCGACCGTACACGCCGACAAGACCGCTCGCCTCATAACACGCTGATTATGAGCCAGTTGCGTCTCAGCGGTGACGCTTGCCGGGCGGCAAATTGGGACCCAGCCGTTCGCAGTACCGTGACACCCTCGGTACCCCCAGGGCAGACCAAGCGGGCTTGACGTAGAGCGCGTGGAGCGATGGGGCTCTTGCCGACGCTTTGACCGATGCCGGCCGTCAAGGACGGCGACTCAAATCTCGTGTATCGTCCCGGGACCGGCAAAGGAGAATCCAATGCTCAAGCCACTAGCGTCATCCAAAGCCACCGTTGCGTCTGTCGTCAGCGGCGTGCTGATGCTCGGATATTCATCCCTTGTCGGAGCGACCAGCCCAGCAAGCCCGGGTTTCTCCGATCGGTTCGCAGATGTCAATGGCACGCGGCTGCACTACCTGATTGGCGGCAAGGGCAGCCCGGTAGTCCTGCTCCATGGATATGCCCAGACCGGGCACATGTGGCTTCGGACACTCCCGCGGCTCGTCGAACGTCACACCGTCATCGTCCCCGACCTGCGCGGCGCTGGCGCATCGGCCAAGCCGGAGTCGGGTTACGACAAGAAGAACATGGCCGTGGACATCCACGAGCTGACGTCATCCCTGGGGCTCGCGCGCGTGAGCATCGTGGGCCACGACATCGGGCTGATGGTGGCGTACGCCTACGCCGCCCAGTTCCCCCAGGCCACGGAACGCGTGGTGTTGATGGACGCGTTCCTGCCCGGCATCGGGAACTGGAAGGACGTCTGGCTCATGCGCGATCTCTGGCATTTCCATTTCTATGGCGAGGTTCCGCTGGCGCTGGTGAAGGGCCGTGAGCGACTCTACTTCGAGCATTTCTGGAATGACTTTGCAGCGGATCCAAAACACTCCGTGTCCGAGGTGGACCGGCAGTTCTACGCGGCGGCCTACGCGCAGCCGGGGGGCATGCGGGCGGGCTTCGAGTACTTCCGTAACTTCGAGCGCGACGGCCGCGACTTCGCCGAGCTGAGCGCAGCCAAGCTTTCCATGCCGGTGCTGGTGCTAACGGGTGAGAAGGCCTCCGGGCAGTTCCTGATCGATCAGGCGCGCCTCGTCGCCACGAACGTGAAGGGAGTCGTCATCAAGGGCTCGGGGCACTGGCTCATGGACGAAGCGCCGGAGCAGGTCATTCCCGAGCTCGTCGGCTTCCTAGACGAATCTCGGTAGGACAAGCAGTGACCCGCAGCGTCGGCAGGGTGCGATTCACGGGACCTCACGACCATTCCTGACGGGTATGAACGCCACTTGGAGGCCCGATTTTGATTCGCTCAGGGAGGCGACCCAACTTGCTAGAATGAGGTGTGGGTCGTCCTTCGTGCATCGCAGGGGGATTCATGGCCAGTCGACAGAGCTTCCCGGCTGTGGGGGCGTTGGTTCTGAGTATCGCGGCCGCGGCGCTGATCGGAAATTGCAAAGACAACGCTCCCATGCCTTCGCCCGTCGGCACGTCTACGCCGACCCCGACCCCCGCGCCCCTCACAGCGATCACGCCCGTTCCCGTCGCCCCCCAGCCTTCGGCAACCCCCGGGGTGGGGGGGGGCCCGAGTCCCACGCCGACCCCCACTCCCGGGTCGACTCCGACTCCCATGCCGACTCCGACTCCCATGCCGACTCCGACTCCGAGTCCCCTCACCATCAAGATAGTGAGCCAGGCCGGCAACATGTCCTACTCCCCGAACCCGGCGAGCGTTCGGGTGGGCCAGACGATCCTTTGGCAAAATGCCGACTTCGCTACCTCGCCGGGGCACACAGCCACTAGCGGCTCGTTCGACACAGGGCTGATCATCCCGGGGATGACGAGCGTGCCCATTACCCTGAGCGCGGCAGGGACGGTCACCTATGGATGTAAGCTCCATCCCATGATGACCGGGACGCTCATCGTCACGCAGTAGGGCGGTTGAAACCCGACTCTCGTCACGATCTTCTCGCGCAACAACGCCCCGCCCAGACAGCTGTCTCTACAGCTCAAGGCGAGTGTGGTATTTTGCGTCGCATAGGATGACGCGAACGCCTGGTGTTTGAGCGCGCCGTGCGATATGGACGTTCACGCGAAGACTAGATGGCCGGCGTACTCGAGGCGGAGCTAGCATGACGGCCTTGTCAGCGCTCACGGATTGGGCCAACTTCTACGTGATCACCGGCTCGGCGGCGGCCGGGCTCATGGGTCTTACTTTCGTCGTCATCGCGCTGGCCGCGAATGGGCGTGGTATGACCAGTAGCGGCATGCGCGCCTTTGTCACGCCCACCATCGTGCATTTTGGCACCGTGCTGGCGTTGGCGGCCTTCCTGAGCGTTCCCCGGCAGAACTTGACCAGCCTGAGTCTCGCCTTCGGCGCCGCGGGCGTCGCGGGCCTGATCTATGGCGTGCTCGTCGGAGTGAGCATGCGCCGCCTCGGAAGCCGCTACGTTCCGGTTGGCGAGGATTGGCTCTGGCATGTGAGTCTACCGACGTTGGTCTATGGTGCGTTGCTGGTCATGGCGTTTCTGATCCGGCGTCGGGTAGAGCAAAGCCTGTACGGCGTCGCTACGATATCAATGCTCTTGCTGTTCATCGGAATCCACAACGCCTGGGACGTGGCCGTGTCGATCAGTGTGAGCAGAAAGCCGGACCCGAGCAAGACTCCCGAGCCTCGCCCAGCCGCAGGGAGTGAAACGGCGGCCCAGGACAAGTGACAAGCGGATCGGAAGCGTCGTTGGATATTGACCAACGCGCCTCAAGGCAGGGCCCTGCTTCTGCCCCCAGGGCTCGCCACGGAGGCCGCGGAGAACGGCTCGCTCGACCCGACCGTGACCGCCGGCTTCCTACTGGGCCTCTCCTGCAGGCGCTGGACCTGTCCGGCCTCGAAAAGGAACACAGTCATTCCGGCCGTCCTTGCCATCGTCCCTGGTTTGCGCGGCCGTAGGATCTGTTCGTATCAACCCCGTGGGCGACGTAGGGCGATGCTGAAAGCCCCGCCGCGAGGCCCAGCCAGCCTCATTCCGGGCTCCAGGTTGGAATCCGGCCGGGTGTCCACGGCGCCCCCGCCTTGTCGGCTCGGGCCTCCAGGGAAGAGAGGTCCTTCTCGAGGAGCACACGCAGCTTGCCGAGCACGTCCGTGAATTCCCCGGATGCGATCTCGTAGGCCCTCCGGTGCGTTGCGGTGGGAGCCGACGTGGTGCCCCAATACGCGCTGACGATGCCCTGCACCCGGTCCTCGATTGAAGGCGACGTGGGCTCGTTGTATTTCTGCACCACGGTGTCGCCGCTCAGCGCGACCGAGAGGTCCTTCAGGCGGCCCTCTAGGGCCCGCGCTTCCTCGGCCAGCTTGGGATCCGCACCCGGGGTGTCGAGGAGCGCCAGCTTCAGATAGTCAAGGCGTTTCTGCGCTTCCTTCGCCGCCTCAGCCGACCCCAGAACGCTGCGCTGCAGCTGCGCTGCCTTCTTCAAGAAGGCCTGGAGGGCCACCCGGTCCGGGCCGGTGAGGGCACTTGACCACAGCGGTTCGGCCGTGAAGGTCTGGGGCTGTCCGAGCGGCGTGAGGGTGCCCCCCACGCGCTTGGCCATGGAGACCGTGTAGGAGCCGGGCAGGACCAGAGGTCCCTGCTTGGGATCGAGGAAGGGGTTCTCATCCTCGGGGGGCTTCAGCTCGGTCGGGCTCGCGGCGGGATAGCGCAGGTCCCACGCGACACGATGGAAGCCAGCGGTCACGGGCCCGGTGATCCGGCGGACGACGGCGCCCGCCTCGTCGGTGACGGTCAAGATTATGGCGGGTTCCTCTTCGCGGTCTTCGGCCCGGAGCTCGTCCCAGCTCGGGTAGAACACGTCACCCCCCTTCTCTTCGACCTTCTTCTCCTCCGCCCGTCGTGCCTTCTTCCGCGTCTTCAGCTCGTCCTTCAGGTAGTAGGTGAGGACGGCACCGAAGGGGGGATTGGCGGCGGAGTAGAAGCTGTCTCCCATGAAAGATTTGTCCTTGAGGCCGAGCGGGGTCGAGGGAATGTACATGAGAGCGCGCTTCACGGGGAAGAGGGAGGCCTCCCTGCCAAGCATCTCCGCGCTCAAGGCCCGAAGGGGGGTGTAGTCGTCGAGGATGTA
Proteins encoded in this region:
- a CDS encoding alpha/beta hydrolase, whose amino-acid sequence is MLGYSSLVGATSPASPGFSDRFADVNGTRLHYLIGGKGSPVVLLHGYAQTGHMWLRTLPRLVERHTVIVPDLRGAGASAKPESGYDKKNMAVDIHELTSSLGLARVSIVGHDIGLMVAYAYAAQFPQATERVVLMDAFLPGIGNWKDVWLMRDLWHFHFYGEVPLALVKGRERLYFEHFWNDFAADPKHSVSEVDRQFYAAAYAQPGGMRAGFEYFRNFERDGRDFAELSAAKLSMPVLVLTGEKASGQFLIDQARLVATNVKGVVIKGSGHWLMDEAPEQVIPELVGFLDESR
- a CDS encoding amicyanin, producing MPTPTPSPLTIKIVSQAGNMSYSPNPASVRVGQTILWQNADFATSPGHTATSGSFDTGLIIPGMTSVPITLSAAGTVTYGCKLHPMMTGTLIVTQ
- a CDS encoding DUF1003 domain-containing protein, which codes for MACNPQELKHVPLFALLDDEETAVLAAQVELKRFAPRERIYKAGDEGGRAYVMVSGRVRVTTIDQDHQEVVVDEPGHGEFFGFASMLEGTPHQTDALALEETACLEVDRKDIAVLLERKPLAGMDMLTVLGRQFHAAQQLVRVRASRNPNVIIETAAMLGERVADQVARFGGSWTFIILFAIVVAIYSAINVSLGNRAWDPYPFILLNLFLSMLAAIQAPVIMMSQNRQDTKDRLRGELDYEVNRRAASDIQGLANKMNLLGEHVGDIKDLLSRIPPPSRHAESAQ